The genomic window CACCTACTTCGCCTGCGCCCGCGGTACCGACACCGCCCCGGCCATGGAGATGACCAAGTGGTTTGACACCAACTACCACTACATCGTGCCAGAGTTTGACGACGCGACCCACTTCTCCCTCGCCCGCACAACACCGCTGGATGCCTGGCAGGAAGCACGCACCCTCGACATCACAACCCGCCCGGTCCTCGTCGGACCGCTGACATTCCTGCTGCTCGGCAAGTCCAAGAGCGACGGGCTTGATCCCCTCTCCCTGCTGCCGCAGCTACTTAAGGTCTATGCAGACCTCCTCAACGCGATGAAGAAAGCAGGCGTTGAGTGGGTGCAGATCGACGAGCCGGTGCTGGTAACAGACCTTCCAGCCGATGCGGCCGATGCGTTCGAACAGGCCTATGCCGCCCTCGCCACGGTCGCACCGAAGATCATGCTCACCACCTATTTTGGGAGTCTCGGCGACAACCAGGAGTTGGCCACCAGCCTGCCCGTCGCAGGCCTGCACCTGGACTGCCTGCGCGGCGATGACGACGTCAAAGCGGTTGCGTCCAGCCTCTCCCCAGATCAGACCCTGTCACTGGGGCTGGTGGATGGCCGCAACATCTGGCGCACCAATCTGTCGCCGACCCTTGCGCGGGCAAAAGAGCTCGCGTGCCACCATGAAGGCGACATCGAAATTGCATCCAGCTGCTCTCTCCTGCACACACCGGTGGATGTGAGCCTTGAAAGCAAACTCGACCTGGAACTCAAAAGCTGGCTCGCCTTCGCCACACAAAAGCTGGATGAGATTTCAACCCTGGCCCGTGGCCTGTGGGACGGCGAAGAAACGGTTGCAGCCACCCTGCGCGCCAGCACGGAAGCCGCCACCACCCGCGCCAACTCCAAGCACACCTACAACCCGCTGGTACGCGGCCGCATCGCCTCTCTGGATGCGTCAGCCACGGACCGCAAGAGCCCGTTCGCGGACCGGCAAAAAGCACAGGCTGACCTGGGCCTGCCGCCCCTGCCCACCACGACCATCGGTTCCTTCCCGCAAACCGTCGAAGTCAGAAAGGCCCGTGTCGCTAACAAGCGCGGCGAGCTGAGCGACGCTGACTACCGTGCGTTTCTTGAGCGCGAAACCGAAGCCACCATCCGCAAACAGGAAGAACTCGACATCGATGTGCTGGTCCATGGCGAATTCGAGCGCACGGACATGGTGGAATATTTCGGCGAACAGCTCGACGGCTTTGCCTTCACCTCCAATGGCTGGGTGCAGAGCTACGGCTCACGCTGCGTCCGCCCCCCGGTCATCTTTGGCGACGTGTCACGCCCCGGCCCCATGACCGTGGACTGGACGAAATACGCCCAGAGCCTCACTGATCGCCCGGTCAAGGGCATGCTCACCGGCCCGGTCACGATCCTGCAATGGTCCTTTGTGCGCGATGATCAGAGCCGCGAAGACACCTGCCGCCAGATCGGCCTCGCCATCCGCGATGAAGTCGCCGACCTCGAAAAAGCCGGCATCCGCATCATCCAGATCGATGAGCCGGCCCTCCGCGAGGGATTGCCCCTGCGCAAAGCAGATCAGGCGGCGTATCTTGAGTGGGCGGTCAACTGCTTCCGCCTGTCAGGCTCACCGGTAGAGGACGCCACCCAGATCCACACCCATATGTGCTACTCGGAATTCAACGACATCATGGACGCCATCGCCGCTTTCGACGCGGACGTCATCTCCATCGAAACGTCACGATCCGATATGGAACTGCTGGGCGCCTTCGGCGACTTCCACTACCCCAACGACATCGGCCCCGGCATCTGGGACATTCATGCCCCACGCGTGCCCGATGCAGACGAGATCGAACGCCTGATCTCTAAAGCAGCCAATGTAATTGACCCCAAACAACTGTGGATCAATCCCGACTGCGGCCTCAAGACCCGCGGCTGGCCGGAAGTGGAAACATCCCTCACCAACATGGTGACCGCCGCCAAGGCAGCACGTCACAAGCTGTCTGCCTAAACCGCTATTGCCGGAGGGGACAACGCGGAGTTGTCCCCTCTGAGCATCAACGCCTACTCAGCCGCCATCGCAAGGCCGCGTCGGTCGGCGATCTCTGCCGCCACGCGGATGCCGGACTGCAGCGCCCCATCCATGTAGCCCTGCCACTGTGTTGCGGTTTCCGTCCCCGCCCAGTGGATGCGACCGCACGGTTCACGTAGCGCCGCGCCGAATGTGGTCATGACGCCCGGCGCCATATGCGCCACATAGCAGCCCTTGCTCCACTCCTCGGACGTCCAGTCATTATCCACATAGTCGATAGGATTTTTGGCTTCCGGTCCGAAGAACTGGGT from Candidatus Phaeomarinobacter ectocarpi includes these protein-coding regions:
- the metE gene encoding 5-methyltetrahydropteroyltriglutamate--homocysteine S-methyltransferase → MTESTSPASPRSKDQKSVRAAVLGFPRIGARRELKFATEAFWRGESDAEALDETAAQLRTRHWLAQRQRGIDVIPSNDFSFYDQMLDMIALVGAIPQRFGWQPGTPVDHSTYFACARGTDTAPAMEMTKWFDTNYHYIVPEFDDATHFSLARTTPLDAWQEARTLDITTRPVLVGPLTFLLLGKSKSDGLDPLSLLPQLLKVYADLLNAMKKAGVEWVQIDEPVLVTDLPADAADAFEQAYAALATVAPKIMLTTYFGSLGDNQELATSLPVAGLHLDCLRGDDDVKAVASSLSPDQTLSLGLVDGRNIWRTNLSPTLARAKELACHHEGDIEIASSCSLLHTPVDVSLESKLDLELKSWLAFATQKLDEISTLARGLWDGEETVAATLRASTEAATTRANSKHTYNPLVRGRIASLDASATDRKSPFADRQKAQADLGLPPLPTTTIGSFPQTVEVRKARVANKRGELSDADYRAFLERETEATIRKQEELDIDVLVHGEFERTDMVEYFGEQLDGFAFTSNGWVQSYGSRCVRPPVIFGDVSRPGPMTVDWTKYAQSLTDRPVKGMLTGPVTILQWSFVRDDQSREDTCRQIGLAIRDEVADLEKAGIRIIQIDEPALREGLPLRKADQAAYLEWAVNCFRLSGSPVEDATQIHTHMCYSEFNDIMDAIAAFDADVISIETSRSDMELLGAFGDFHYPNDIGPGIWDIHAPRVPDADEIERLISKAANVIDPKQLWINPDCGLKTRGWPEVETSLTNMVTAAKAARHKLSA